The Crocinitomicaceae bacterium genome includes a region encoding these proteins:
- the crtI gene encoding phytoene desaturase: MRKVDIIGAGLSGLYAACYLSKKGVKVRVFEKNSEIGGRSRSFTSNGFTFDMGPSWYWMPELVDQLFHDLGEKREDYFKLTHLQPSYRVFWKDSKPTDVPHDMSSLRKMFDEFEPGAAQKLDEFLKDAKLKYQIATRDFMEQPGLSWAEIVNIKTLKNAIKLDVFKSVERDVARRFKSDKLRAILNFPVLFLGEMPSRIPSLYTLMNYVDLELGTWYPEGGMSALAKALEKIALKQGVEIHTAAEITKFETQSNEITGIEINQKLYETEQIIASADYHHIEQNLVPEKFRRYSEKYWNTRKLAPSCLIFYVGVNKKIDGLLHHNLFFDEDLNAHGKQIYENPAWPDKPLYYICAPSKTDQTVAPEGHENLFFLMPIATEIEDNETVRKKYFDLLISRTEKHLGVNFRDQIVYQKSYAIHDFAKDYNAYKGNAYGLANTLRQTANLKPKITSKLNNLMFCGQLTVPGPGIPPALISGKIAAREFLKTQNQNL; the protein is encoded by the coding sequence ATGCGTAAGGTTGATATTATAGGTGCCGGTCTTTCGGGCTTATACGCGGCTTGCTATCTTTCAAAAAAGGGAGTTAAGGTTCGGGTATTTGAAAAAAATTCAGAGATAGGAGGCAGGTCTCGTTCGTTTACTTCCAATGGATTCACTTTTGATATGGGCCCATCTTGGTATTGGATGCCGGAATTGGTTGATCAGTTATTTCATGATTTGGGTGAAAAGAGAGAGGATTATTTTAAACTCACTCATCTGCAACCTTCCTATAGAGTATTCTGGAAAGACAGCAAACCTACAGATGTGCCGCATGATATGTCATCACTGAGAAAAATGTTTGATGAATTTGAACCCGGCGCTGCACAAAAATTAGATGAATTTCTGAAAGATGCCAAACTAAAATATCAGATTGCCACCCGTGATTTTATGGAGCAACCCGGTTTGAGTTGGGCAGAAATTGTGAATATTAAAACGCTGAAAAATGCTATCAAACTTGATGTTTTCAAGTCGGTAGAAAGAGATGTTGCACGACGGTTTAAGTCGGATAAATTACGTGCAATATTAAATTTTCCGGTACTTTTTCTGGGTGAAATGCCCTCGCGCATTCCTTCTCTTTATACGTTGATGAATTATGTTGATCTTGAACTAGGCACATGGTATCCTGAAGGCGGAATGAGTGCATTAGCCAAGGCTCTAGAAAAAATTGCACTCAAACAAGGTGTTGAAATTCATACTGCAGCTGAAATCACAAAGTTTGAAACGCAATCCAATGAAATTACCGGTATTGAAATCAACCAAAAACTCTATGAAACTGAACAGATTATTGCAAGTGCAGATTACCATCACATAGAGCAAAATCTTGTGCCGGAAAAATTCAGACGCTATTCAGAAAAGTATTGGAACACCAGAAAATTGGCGCCCAGCTGTCTGATTTTTTATGTTGGTGTTAATAAAAAAATTGACGGCCTGTTGCATCATAATCTTTTTTTTGATGAAGATCTGAATGCACATGGAAAGCAGATATATGAAAATCCGGCATGGCCTGATAAACCATTATACTATATCTGTGCTCCGTCAAAAACTGATCAAACAGTAGCTCCTGAAGGTCATGAAAATTTATTTTTTCTGATGCCAATTGCCACTGAAATTGAAGATAATGAAACCGTACGCAAAAAGTATTTTGACTTGCTCATTTCACGAACAGAAAAACATCTTGGTGTGAATTTTCGTGATCAGATTGTTTATCAAAAATCATACGCAATTCATGACTTTGCAAAAGATTATAATGCATATAAAGGCAATGCTTATGGACTTGCCAATACGTTGCGACAAACAGCAAACTTAAAACCAAAAATAACCTCAAAACTCAATAATCTCATGTTCTGTGGTCAGCTTACTGTTCCGGGTCCAGGTATTCCACCTGCTCTGATTTCAGGTAAAATTGCAGCTCGTGAATTCCTTAAAACGCAAAACCAAAACCTATGA
- a CDS encoding phytoene/squalene synthase family protein, giving the protein MKKLFDEHSTLSAQLVTKKYSTSFYAGVRCLDKKIRNDVHAIYGFVRFADEIVDTFHDYDKEVLLSEFIRDTWLAIDRGISLNPILNAFQATVRKYEIDHQLITQFLHSMQMDLEKISYTDERYKEYILGSAEVVGLMCLKVFVYGNQQEYDRLKPYAMTLGSAFQKINFLRDLKDDVNGLGRLYFPHIASTEQLTPEEKLAIELEIEEEFKEAYKGIIQLPKSSRFGVYLSYVYYTRLLKEIKRCTINELMQSRISVPNNTKWYLFLKSLVRNTANLI; this is encoded by the coding sequence ATGAAAAAACTATTTGATGAACATAGCACCCTAAGTGCGCAGTTAGTGACAAAAAAATACAGTACTTCATTTTATGCCGGGGTCCGTTGTCTTGATAAAAAAATCAGGAATGATGTTCACGCAATTTATGGATTTGTGAGATTTGCTGATGAAATTGTTGATACTTTTCATGATTATGATAAAGAAGTTTTGTTGTCTGAATTTATTAGAGATACCTGGCTTGCAATTGACCGAGGAATTTCATTGAATCCTATTTTGAATGCATTTCAGGCAACGGTGCGTAAATATGAAATTGATCATCAGTTGATCACTCAGTTTCTACATAGCATGCAAATGGATCTAGAAAAAATATCATATACAGATGAGCGATATAAAGAATACATTCTTGGTTCTGCTGAGGTAGTTGGTTTGATGTGTCTTAAAGTTTTTGTTTATGGAAATCAGCAAGAGTATGATCGCTTGAAACCTTACGCAATGACTTTAGGGTCTGCTTTTCAGAAAATAAATTTTTTACGTGATTTGAAAGATGACGTTAATGGGTTAGGACGTTTGTATTTTCCACATATTGCATCAACTGAACAGCTGACACCGGAAGAAAAATTGGCGATTGAACTTGAAATAGAAGAAGAGTTCAAAGAAGCCTACAAGGGTATTATTCAACTACCAAAATCTTCACGTTTTGGTGTGTATCTGAGTTATGTTTATTATACCAGATTGCTGAAAGAAATTAAGCGTTGCACTATAAATGAACTGATGCAATCAAGAATAAGTGTACCTAATAATACCAAGTGGTACTTGTTTTTGAAATCACTCGTGAGAAATACTGCAAATTTGATTTAA
- the idi gene encoding isopentenyl-diphosphate Delta-isomerase, with the protein MNVILVDKHDKVTGEMEKMEAHEKGLLHRAFSIFIFNKQNDLLLHQRAMGKYHSEGLWTNTCCSHPLPDETVEEACHRRLKEEMGFDTPLKFLTKFIYRAELDKGLTEHELDHVYVGYYDGNIFPDKLEVADWKHVSLEQINQELNSIPEQYTAWFKIIFPTVYSHIRQ; encoded by the coding sequence ATGAATGTCATCCTTGTTGATAAGCACGATAAAGTAACCGGTGAAATGGAGAAAATGGAAGCCCATGAAAAAGGTCTATTGCACCGGGCCTTTTCTATTTTTATTTTCAATAAGCAAAATGATTTGTTGCTGCACCAACGCGCAATGGGTAAATATCATTCTGAAGGATTATGGACAAATACCTGTTGCAGTCATCCATTACCTGATGAAACAGTTGAAGAGGCTTGTCACAGAAGGCTTAAAGAAGAAATGGGTTTTGACACACCACTAAAATTTCTTACCAAATTTATTTATAGAGCTGAGTTGGATAAAGGTTTAACAGAGCATGAACTAGATCATGTGTATGTTGGCTATTATGACGGAAATATTTTTCCCGATAAACTTGAAGTGGCCGATTGGAAACATGTTTCTTTAGAACAAATAAATCAGGAGCTTAATTCCATTCCCGAACAATATACTGCCTGGTTTAAAATTATTTTTCCAACTGTCTACTCGCATATTCGCCAGTAA
- the crtI gene encoding phytoene desaturase: protein MTNSKQKIAVIGAGLAGLAVAIRLRHQGFHVIVFEKQATHGGKLAEFTQHGYRFDKGPSLFTEPWELEELFSAVKEESSKFFSFKKIETACHYFFPDRTILRFSGNQKELKDEIETKISSEAALNVLSYLADSKKTYERIGTFFISQKAFTLRDIFKKELLVRYPWFLSSRMTKSLHAFNHGRLKNDKLVKIFDRFGTYNGSNPFQMSGIYSTIPHLEHNTGTWFPDRGMRDIVDSVYKLAVKNGVEFRFNQKIQDINFKDNSYTIVSDQSEKYNAVVCAIDHLAFYRDLLKDKALFKKYEEQERSSSGLVFYWGIKKQFKQLHLHNIMFSEDYKKEFEQIFCDKKIPDDPTVYVHISSVVNESDAPRGCQNWFVMINTPAGIFPNESEILAIKNRIFHKLTIHLGEDIAPYVETESYWTAKNLEIETGAFQGALYGASSNHKLAAIKRHKNTIKKYPRLYFCGGTVHPGGGIPLVLRSARIVSEIIQQDASI from the coding sequence ATGACCAATTCAAAACAAAAAATAGCGGTAATAGGAGCCGGTTTAGCAGGGTTGGCAGTGGCTATTCGTCTGCGACATCAAGGTTTTCATGTTATTGTGTTTGAAAAACAAGCAACTCACGGCGGCAAACTTGCTGAATTTACGCAACATGGTTATCGCTTTGATAAAGGGCCATCTCTATTTACTGAACCTTGGGAATTGGAAGAACTTTTTAGCGCAGTGAAGGAAGAATCATCAAAGTTTTTTTCATTTAAAAAAATTGAAACGGCGTGTCATTATTTTTTTCCAGATCGTACCATCTTACGTTTTTCAGGTAATCAGAAGGAATTAAAAGATGAGATAGAGACCAAAATCTCTTCTGAAGCAGCTTTGAATGTCTTGTCTTACTTGGCTGACAGCAAAAAAACGTATGAGCGCATTGGTACTTTTTTCATCAGTCAAAAAGCATTTACGTTGCGTGATATTTTTAAGAAAGAACTGCTTGTTCGATATCCTTGGTTTTTAAGCAGCCGGATGACAAAAAGTTTACACGCATTCAACCACGGGAGATTGAAAAATGACAAACTGGTAAAAATATTTGATCGGTTTGGCACTTATAACGGATCAAATCCTTTTCAAATGAGTGGAATCTACAGTACCATTCCTCATCTTGAACACAATACCGGTACCTGGTTTCCGGATAGAGGTATGCGTGATATTGTTGATTCAGTTTACAAACTCGCCGTTAAAAATGGGGTTGAGTTTCGCTTCAATCAGAAAATACAAGATATTAATTTTAAAGATAATTCTTACACTATTGTTTCTGATCAATCGGAAAAATATAATGCGGTAGTTTGCGCCATTGATCATTTGGCTTTTTATCGTGATTTGCTAAAAGATAAAGCACTATTCAAGAAATATGAAGAACAAGAGCGTTCATCATCGGGTCTTGTCTTTTACTGGGGAATAAAGAAGCAATTTAAACAACTTCATCTTCATAATATCATGTTTAGTGAAGATTATAAAAAAGAATTTGAGCAGATTTTTTGCGATAAAAAAATTCCGGATGATCCAACAGTTTATGTTCACATATCTTCAGTAGTTAATGAATCAGATGCTCCAAGAGGTTGTCAGAACTGGTTTGTGATGATTAATACACCTGCGGGAATTTTTCCAAACGAATCAGAAATTTTGGCAATTAAAAATAGAATTTTTCATAAACTAACTATTCATTTAGGAGAGGATATTGCACCGTATGTTGAAACGGAATCTTATTGGACAGCCAAGAATCTTGAAATAGAAACTGGGGCATTTCAAGGTGCCCTATATGGTGCATCATCTAACCACAAACTGGCCGCAATAAAGCGCCATAAGAATACAATAAAAAAGTATCCACGCTTATATTTTTGTGGAGGCACTGTGCATCCCGGAGGCGGCATTCCTCTTGTGCTTAGATCTGCACGTATTGTTTCAGAAATAATACAGCAGGATGCATCAATTTAA
- a CDS encoding carotenoid biosynthesis protein — protein sequence MKNSENASLTYLNILLCSVLVLLDENNAKKKWFVYLTIVVFGFALEWVGVHTGWLFGNYWYGSALGFKLDDIPLAIGLNWLVIIISSTTIVQNFHLPFWFKILLSGAIATAVDVLIEPVAIHYGFWSWENNVIPFYNYVCWFVFSVLFSWLYLANSTVVNNTARYLLYIWIVFFSLLNLF from the coding sequence ATGAAAAATAGTGAGAACGCAAGCCTCACTTACCTCAATATTTTACTATGTTCAGTACTTGTTTTATTAGATGAAAACAATGCGAAAAAAAAATGGTTTGTGTACTTAACGATAGTAGTTTTTGGTTTTGCGCTTGAATGGGTTGGGGTGCATACCGGATGGCTTTTTGGCAATTATTGGTATGGTAGTGCTTTGGGCTTTAAGCTAGATGATATTCCTCTTGCCATTGGGTTGAATTGGCTGGTAATTATTATATCATCTACAACGATTGTACAAAATTTTCATCTACCGTTTTGGTTCAAGATATTATTATCCGGAGCTATTGCAACCGCTGTTGATGTGTTGATTGAACCGGTAGCAATTCACTATGGTTTTTGGAGCTGGGAAAACAATGTGATTCCTTTCTATAATTATGTGTGCTGGTTTGTGTTCAGTGTTTTATTCTCGTGGTTATATCTTGCAAATTCAACTGTGGTGAACAATACAGCAAGATATCTGTTATACATCTGGATTGTGTTTTTTAGTCTCCTAAATTTATTCTGA
- a CDS encoding sterol desaturase family protein translates to MEGGAWLAHKYLMHGPLWSWHEDHHKPNGNLFQKNDRFFLIFAVPSWLSIMFGMIYQFQFLTGFGAGIAVYGLVYFLVHDVLIHRRFNWFDKTENKYFRAIRKAHKAHHKNQFKQGGICFGMLLVPRKYFHI, encoded by the coding sequence ATGGAAGGAGGCGCTTGGCTTGCTCACAAATATCTTATGCATGGTCCACTTTGGAGTTGGCATGAAGATCATCACAAGCCCAATGGAAATTTGTTTCAAAAAAATGATCGCTTCTTTTTAATCTTTGCCGTTCCTTCATGGTTGTCCATCATGTTTGGTATGATTTATCAATTTCAATTTTTAACCGGATTTGGTGCCGGCATAGCGGTTTATGGATTGGTATATTTTCTTGTACATGATGTATTGATTCATCGCCGATTTAATTGGTTTGATAAAACTGAAAATAAATATTTCAGAGCTATTCGGAAAGCGCATAAAGCACACCATAAAAATCAGTTCAAACAGGGCGGAATTTGTTTTGGAATGTTACTAGTTCCTAGAAAATATTTTCATATATGA
- a CDS encoding lycopene cyclase domain-containing protein yields MKALYLWLDLATIFFPLVLSFDKKVAYFRQWKFVFAAGLIVGIPFLVWDYYFTHARVWGFNPNYLTGIYITNLPIEEVLFFVVVPFSCVFIYACVKAYFEKIKFRKLNKIFYVFIFSYLFFILIFGYHGAYSQFVIATSLLTLLVIWRLRNQLHFLPISFLISIIPFMLVNSVLTGGLTTEPIVWYDDQERTPFRIFTIPAEDILYSFTLLGLNISIFELTKKIFKK; encoded by the coding sequence ATGAAAGCCCTCTATTTATGGCTTGATCTGGCAACTATTTTCTTTCCACTTGTCTTAAGTTTTGATAAAAAAGTAGCTTATTTCAGACAATGGAAATTTGTTTTTGCTGCAGGATTAATTGTCGGTATACCTTTTCTCGTTTGGGATTATTATTTTACCCATGCTAGGGTGTGGGGCTTCAATCCAAATTATCTTACGGGAATTTATATAACAAATTTACCTATTGAAGAAGTCTTGTTTTTTGTTGTGGTTCCTTTCTCATGCGTATTTATTTATGCATGTGTAAAAGCTTATTTTGAAAAAATTAAATTTAGAAAACTGAACAAAATCTTCTATGTTTTTATCTTTTCTTACCTCTTCTTTATTTTAATTTTCGGATATCATGGTGCATACTCGCAATTTGTGATTGCAACATCACTGTTAACGCTTTTGGTGATTTGGCGATTACGCAATCAATTACATTTTCTTCCAATTTCATTTTTAATTTCAATCATTCCCTTCATGCTGGTGAACAGTGTTTTAACCGGAGGACTCACAACTGAACCAATTGTTTGGTATGATGATCAAGAGCGCACCCCATTTAGAATTTTCACCATTCCAGCTGAAGATATTTTGTACAGTTTCACTCTTTTAGGTTTGAATATTTCCATTTTTGAATTGACCAAAAAAATATTTAAAAAATAA
- the uvrA gene encoding excinuclease ABC subunit UvrA has protein sequence MSANQRKIEIHGARVHNLKNVSTTIKHNQFVVITGLSGSGKSSLAFDTLFAEGQRRYVESLSSYARQFLGRFDKPDVDYIKGISPAIAIEQKVISNNPRSTVGTVTEIYDYLKVLFARIGKTYAEDGSEIKKHSVTDVVNSTTKFTAGEKFLVLAPWRIKDDQSAKKSIEILLSQGYTRIFSDGEIIEIESKTKVNYKKDKSYVVIDRLKHDPDDEDYFSRLADSAQTAFYEGFGDCVLYLADRNEYLFFNNRFEKNGVTFIEPTLHFFSFNNPFGACQTCEGYGSIIGVDPNLVIPDKSKSVYNEGIAPWKGEKMSEWKDNLIRFAEKYKFPIHKPLSELTKEQNNLLWKGNKDIWGIDHFFEFLQSNSYKIQYRIMMSRYRGKTLCTDCRGTRLRKETNQVKIDGYCMSDFILMPVSELHQVFGNLHLDKYQREAASRLILEISNRLTYLNEVGLGYLTLNRQSGTLSGGESQRINLATSLGSSLVGSMYILDEPSIGLHPRDTQRLIGILQRLKKVGNTVIVVEHEEEVMRAADEIIDMGPHAGIFGGEIVFQGSHSALIKSESLTAQYLTGRASISLPEARRKLNNKLIIKGARENNLKNITVQIPLNGLVCISGVSGSGKSTLVKQILYPALLKELGKSSNKIGDFDELSGDLKRIADVELIDQNPIGRSSRSNPATYVKAFDFIRELFTKTQQAKIRGHKAGYFSYNVPGGRCETCKGDGEITISMQFMADVQLQCEACKGKRYTPETLEIEYRGKNISDILQLSIDEALTFFDHKNSLEEKIIERVKPLADLGLGYLTLGQSSSTLSGGEAQRIKLASFLTIGQKNPHPTLFIFDEPTTGLHFHDISKLLLGFQALIKLGHSILVIEHNTDVLKCADWIIDIGPEGGNEGGNIVFEGTPEELVKSKKSYTAKYLKEKL, from the coding sequence ATGTCTGCAAACCAAAGAAAAATAGAAATTCACGGCGCACGGGTACATAACCTTAAAAACGTTTCAACAACGATAAAACACAATCAATTTGTCGTGATTACTGGGCTGTCAGGCTCAGGTAAAAGCTCATTGGCATTTGACACCTTGTTTGCAGAAGGACAAAGAAGGTATGTAGAAAGCCTTTCATCCTATGCAAGACAATTTTTAGGGAGATTTGACAAACCTGACGTTGATTATATTAAAGGCATTTCACCTGCTATTGCAATTGAACAAAAAGTAATTTCTAATAATCCGCGTTCAACCGTTGGAACAGTGACTGAAATCTATGACTATCTCAAAGTACTTTTTGCACGGATTGGAAAAACATACGCAGAAGACGGCAGTGAGATAAAAAAACATTCAGTGACCGATGTTGTGAACTCAACAACGAAATTCACCGCCGGAGAAAAATTTTTGGTACTAGCGCCGTGGAGAATAAAAGATGATCAGTCAGCAAAAAAATCAATTGAAATTTTACTTTCTCAAGGATATACACGCATTTTTTCTGATGGAGAAATTATTGAGATTGAAAGTAAAACAAAAGTTAATTACAAGAAAGATAAAAGTTATGTTGTCATTGATCGCTTGAAGCATGATCCTGATGATGAAGATTATTTTTCAAGACTTGCTGATTCTGCTCAAACAGCTTTCTACGAGGGATTTGGAGACTGCGTTCTTTACTTAGCTGATCGCAACGAATATTTATTTTTTAATAACCGTTTTGAAAAAAACGGAGTGACTTTTATTGAACCAACTCTTCATTTTTTTAGTTTTAATAATCCCTTTGGTGCCTGTCAAACTTGTGAAGGATATGGTTCTATTATTGGTGTTGACCCCAACCTGGTGATACCTGACAAATCAAAAAGCGTATATAACGAAGGCATTGCACCATGGAAAGGTGAAAAAATGAGTGAATGGAAAGACAACCTTATTCGTTTTGCTGAAAAATATAAATTTCCTATACACAAACCCCTTTCTGAATTAACCAAAGAACAGAACAATTTACTTTGGAAAGGGAATAAAGATATTTGGGGTATTGATCACTTTTTTGAATTTCTTCAATCCAATTCCTACAAAATTCAGTACCGCATCATGATGTCTAGATACCGAGGCAAGACACTCTGCACAGATTGTCGCGGTACACGCTTACGCAAGGAAACCAATCAAGTAAAAATTGATGGATACTGTATGAGTGATTTTATTCTTATGCCGGTATCAGAACTTCATCAGGTTTTCGGTAATTTACATTTAGATAAATATCAACGAGAAGCAGCAAGCAGATTAATACTGGAAATATCAAATCGTCTTACTTATCTTAACGAAGTGGGGCTTGGATATTTAACATTGAACAGACAGTCAGGAACACTTTCAGGCGGCGAATCACAACGCATAAATCTGGCTACTTCATTGGGCAGCAGTTTAGTTGGATCAATGTATATTTTAGATGAACCAAGTATTGGATTGCATCCGCGAGATACACAACGATTAATTGGAATTTTACAAAGACTAAAAAAAGTTGGCAATACCGTAATTGTTGTTGAACATGAAGAAGAAGTTATGCGCGCCGCAGATGAGATCATTGACATGGGACCACATGCTGGAATTTTTGGCGGAGAAATTGTCTTTCAAGGTTCACACTCAGCGTTAATAAAATCAGAAAGTTTGACCGCACAATACTTAACCGGTAGAGCCTCAATTTCATTACCTGAGGCAAGACGTAAACTCAACAATAAACTCATCATAAAAGGTGCAAGAGAGAACAACCTGAAAAATATTACCGTCCAAATTCCGCTCAACGGATTAGTTTGCATCAGTGGTGTCAGCGGATCCGGAAAGTCAACACTTGTAAAACAAATTCTCTATCCTGCTTTGTTGAAAGAGTTGGGGAAATCAAGTAATAAAATAGGTGATTTTGATGAGTTATCAGGAGATTTGAAACGCATTGCAGATGTTGAATTAATTGACCAAAACCCTATTGGAAGATCATCGCGAAGCAACCCTGCAACCTATGTGAAAGCATTTGATTTTATCAGAGAACTTTTTACCAAAACACAACAAGCAAAAATAAGAGGTCATAAAGCAGGATACTTTTCTTACAACGTGCCGGGAGGTAGATGTGAAACCTGCAAAGGAGACGGAGAGATCACAATTTCAATGCAATTTATGGCTGACGTGCAATTGCAATGTGAAGCCTGTAAAGGAAAAAGATACACTCCCGAAACGCTAGAAATTGAATACCGAGGTAAAAATATTTCAGACATTCTTCAGCTCTCAATTGACGAAGCTCTCACGTTTTTTGATCACAAAAATTCATTAGAAGAAAAAATTATTGAACGTGTAAAACCACTCGCAGACTTAGGACTTGGATATCTTACACTAGGTCAATCATCTAGTACATTGAGCGGTGGTGAAGCACAGCGAATTAAGCTGGCATCTTTCTTAACAATCGGACAGAAAAATCCTCATCCAACACTGTTCATTTTTGACGAACCTACAACAGGACTTCATTTTCATGATATTTCAAAATTGCTTCTAGGCTTTCAGGCATTGATAAAACTCGGGCACTCAATACTTGTTATTGAGCACAATACTGATGTGCTCAAGTGTGCTGACTGGATTATAGATATTGGTCCTGAAGGTGGAAATGAAGGAGGTAATATTGTATTTGAAGGTACACCTGAAGAACTGGTCAAATCCAAAAAATCATACACCGCAAAATATTTGAAAGAGAAATTATAA
- a CDS encoding sigma-70 family RNA polymerase sigma factor yields the protein MKYDVLSEKELVRLYQTGDEKSFEILLNLNKDRVYGYIFSKVRNHELANDLFQEVFIKVVRTLKNGMYNDEGKFLPWVLTIAHNMIVDHFRKAKKMQMISESSSKNEEFNIFAVLKLTDRNIEDSIIKEQIESDVVKLIEYLPDEQRDVLVNRLFRGMSFKDIAEQEDISINTALGRMRYALINLRKLVDKHKVSITA from the coding sequence ATGAAGTACGATGTTCTATCTGAAAAAGAACTGGTGAGATTATACCAGACGGGTGATGAAAAATCTTTTGAAATCTTATTAAATCTCAACAAAGACAGGGTATACGGTTATATCTTTTCTAAGGTGCGTAACCATGAGTTGGCCAATGATTTGTTTCAAGAGGTTTTTATTAAAGTCGTTCGCACACTAAAAAACGGAATGTATAACGATGAAGGTAAATTTTTACCATGGGTGTTAACAATTGCACATAACATGATTGTTGACCACTTCAGAAAAGCAAAAAAAATGCAAATGATTTCAGAATCTAGTTCTAAAAACGAAGAATTCAATATTTTTGCAGTGCTCAAACTCACTGACCGGAATATTGAGGATTCTATCATCAAAGAACAGATTGAAAGTGATGTAGTTAAGTTGATAGAATATCTGCCGGATGAGCAACGCGATGTTTTAGTTAATCGCTTGTTCAGGGGAATGAGTTTTAAAGATATTGCAGAACAAGAAGATATTAGTATCAACACCGCGTTAGGGCGTATGCGTTATGCGTTGATTAACTTGAGGAAACTCGTAGATAAACATAAGGTGAGTATAACTGCTTAG
- a CDS encoding STAS domain-containing protein, whose protein sequence is MNFSKEARDKYTMVISQVEKLDSTNAPELKSELLLINKNSINNIILDLSKSRYCDSSGLSAILIGNRLCKDSGGKFILTGLQPNVQKLIEISQLHNVLNITSTAKQAEELIIS, encoded by the coding sequence ATGAATTTTTCAAAGGAAGCAAGAGACAAGTACACCATGGTAATTTCACAAGTTGAAAAACTTGATTCTACCAATGCGCCTGAACTGAAATCAGAGCTTTTACTCATAAATAAAAATTCAATCAATAATATTATCCTTGATTTGTCTAAATCCAGATATTGTGATTCGTCTGGTTTGAGTGCCATTTTAATTGGGAACAGACTTTGTAAAGATTCCGGTGGCAAATTCATTTTAACAGGTTTACAACCTAATGTGCAAAAGCTGATTGAAATCTCACAACTGCACAATGTGTTGAATATTACTTCCACAGCAAAACAAGCTGAAGAACTTATCATTTCCTGA